A genomic region of Oncorhynchus mykiss isolate Arlee chromosome 2, USDA_OmykA_1.1, whole genome shotgun sequence contains the following coding sequences:
- the LOC110485980 gene encoding ectonucleoside triphosphate diphosphohydrolase 3, whose product MACKFGTYLAFFFLLASLAVIITISVIQGHKRVFESRLKYGIVIDSGSSRSTVHLYQWPAEKQNNTGVVSQTLRCMVAGPGISDMLVDNAQDQQSWASIRECMNNITKIVPADQHNSTVLYLGATAGMRLLHSQNETKSNEILKNLQNYLQSLPFNFQNASIMSGKEEGLYGWITVNYLLGNFLERNIWNMWVRPAGGKMVGSMDLGGASTQIAFTLPDPNAQGTDIVRVSLYGYEYNIYTHSFLCYGKNEAEKRVLAALVKNSENATHVTNPCFNLGYNMTVSAESIFGTECIETPADYDPNQMITLKGSSDNGACRDVVKSIFDLTCTKNCSFDAVYQPSVGPGDFLAYAGFFYTAQAVELKGISQLDQWNSSTWEFCSWDWPTLKLKKAWIAEKYRKSYCYSAHYVQTLLVNGYKFNKDTWKHIDFQKQVHNTNIGWSLGYMLHTSNMIPAEAELVRLPMANSVFGGLLFLFTALTIVSVMFLIIKAVRACY is encoded by the exons ATGGCATGCAAGTTTGGGACATATCTAGCTTTCTTCTTTCTCCTGGCAAGTCTGGCTGTCATCATTACAATATCCGTGATCCAGGGTCATAAGCGTGTCTTTGAGTCACGTCTGAAG TATGGCATAGTAATTGACTCAGGCTCCTCCCGCTCTACTGTGCATCTGTATCAATGGCCAGCCGAGAAGCAAAATAACACTGGAGTGGTGAGCCAGACACTCAGATGCATGGTCGCTG GCCCTGGTATCTCGGATATGTTAGTTGACAATGCACAGGACCAACAGTCCTGGGCGTCGATCCGAGAATGTATGAACAACATCACAAAAATCGTCCCCGCAGACCAACACAATTCAACCGTCCTCTACCTTGGGGCAACTGCTGGGATGAGACTGCTACA TTCACAGAATGAAACCAAATCCAATGAGATCTTAAAGAACCTGCAGAACTACCTCCAATCCCTGCCGTTTAACTTCCAAAACGCCTCCATCATGTCAGGGAAAGAGGAAGGGCTGTACGGATGGATCACCGTCAACTACCTGCTGGGAAACTTCCTGGAG AGAAACATATGGAACATGTGGGTGCGTCCTGCCGGAGGGAAGATGGTGGGCTCCATGGATCTAGGAGGGGCGTCCACCCAGATAGCGTTCACCCTCCCAGATCCCAACGCCCAGGGAACAGACATTGTACGGGTCTCCCTCTATGGCTACGAATACAACATCTACACTCACAGCTTCCTGTGTTATGGGAAGAACGAGGCTGAGAAGAGAGTCCTCGCTGCTTTAGTGAAG AACTCTGAGAACGCTACACATGTGACCAACCCCTGCTTCAATCTTGGTTACAACATGACTGTGTCGGCTGAGTCCATCTTTGGGACTGAGTGCATAGAGACGCCTGCCGACTACGATCCCAACCAGATGATCACCCTGAAGGGGTCATCAGACAACGGAGCCTGTAGGGACGTGGTGAAATCCATATTTGACCTGACCTGCACAAAGAACTGTTCCTTTGACGCAGTCTACCAACCATCCGTGGGACCCGGGGACTttctg GCCTATGCTGGGTTCTTCTACACTGCTCAGGCTGTCGAGCTGAAAGGCATTTCACAACTGGACCAGTGGAACTCCTCTACCTGGGAATTCTGCTCCTGGGACTGGCCCACC ctCAAGCTAAAAAAGGCCTGGATAGCTGAAAAATACAGAAAGTCCTACTGCTATTCAGCACATTACGTCCAGACATTACTTGTAAATGGCTACAAGTTCAATAAAGATACTTGGAAACACATTGACTTCCAAAAACAG gTACATAACACAAATATAGGCTGGAGTCTGGGCTACATGCTACATACATCCAACATGATCCCTGCTGAGGCCGAGCTGGTGCGTCTGCCCATGGCCAACTCTGTGTTCGgtggcctcctcttcctcttcaccgCCCTCACCATCGTCAGTGTCATGTTCCTGATCATCAAGGCTGTGCGCGCCTGCTACTGA